The Pseudomonas viciae genomic interval GTTTCTCCAACCAACTGCTGGACGCGACCCAGGCCTGGACCAAGCACGTCACCGACGAAACCACCCTCGCCGGCCTGACCGATTCGGCCAAGGCGCAAATGGCTGCGGCCGCCCAGGCCAAAGAGCTGGACGGTTGGCTGATCAACCTGGAATTCCCCAGCTACTACGCGGTGATGACCTACGCCGAAGACCGCGCCCTGCGTGAGGAAGTCTACGCCGCGTACTGCACCCGCGCGTCGGACCAGGGCCCGAATGCCGGCCAGAACGATAACACCCCGGTAATGGAAGAGATCCTCGACCTGCGCCAGGAACTGGCCCAATTGCTGGGCTTCGCCAATTTCGCGGAACTGAGCCTGGCGACCAAAATGGCTGAGTCCAGCGATCAGGTGCTCAGCTTCCTGCGCGACCTGGCCAAGCGCAGCAAACCATTTGCCGCCCTGGATCTGGAACAGTTGAAGGCGTTCGCCGCCGAACAGGGCTGCCCCGACCTGCAGAGCTGGGACAGCGGTTTCTACGGTGAAAAGCTGCGCCAGCAGCGTTACAGCGTGGCCCAGGAAGCCCTGCGCGCGTACTTCCCGATCGATAAGGTGCTGGGCGGTCTGTTCGCCATCGTGCAACGCCTCTACGGTATCGAAATCGCCGAACTGAAAGGTTTCGACACTTGGCATCCGGACGTGCGCCTGTTCGAAATCAAGGAAAACGGGCAGCACGTCGGCCGCTTCTTCTTCGACCTCTACGCCCGCGCCAACAAGCGTGGCGGCGCCTGGATGGACGGCGCCCGTGACCGTCGGCGCACCTTCGATGGCGTGCTGCAAAGCCCGGTCGCCAACCTGGTGTGCAACTTCACCCCGGCTGACAGCGGCAAACCGGCGCTGCTGACCCACGACGAAGTCACCACGCTGTTCCACGAGTTCGGCCATGGCCTGCACCACCTGCTGACCCGCGTCGAACACGCTGGCGTGTCCGGCATCAACGGCGTGGCCTGGGATGCCGTGGAACTGCCGAGCCAGTTCATGGAGAACTGGTGCTGGGAGCCTGAAGGCCTGGCACTGATTTCCGGTCACTACGAAACCGGTGAACCACTGCCCCAGGACCTGCTGGAAAAAATGCTCGCGGCGAAAAACTTCCAGTCCGGCCTGATGATGGTCCGCCAACTGGAGTTCTCGCTGTTCGACTTCGAGCTGCACGCCACCCACGGCGACGGCCGCAGCGTGCTGCAAGTGCTTGAAGGCGTGCGCGATGAAGTCTCGGTCATGCGCCCGCCGGCCTATAACCGCTTCCCCAACAGCTTCGCCCACATCTTTGCCGGCGGTTATGCGGCGGGCTACTACAGCTACAAATGGGCGGAAGTGCTGTCGGCTGATGCGTTTTCCAAGTTCGAAGAGGACGGTGTGCTCAACGCCGAAACCGGCCGCGCCTTCCGTGAGGCGATCCTGGCCCGTGGCGGCTCCCAGGAGCCGATGGTGCTGTTCGTCGACTTCCGTGGTCGTGAGCCGTCAATTGACGCACTCTTGCGCCACAGCGGCCTGACCGAGGACGCCGCAGCATGAACGAGGGGCCTGTGATTACCAAACGACGCTTCATCGCCGGGGCGGTTTGCCCGGCGTGCAGTGAGCCGGACAAGTTGATGATGTGGAACGAAGACGGCGTGCCCCACCGTGAGTGTGTGGCCTGCGGTTATTCCGACACCCTCAACGAACAAGGCCTGTCGGTGCCCAAGGAGTTGGGCACCCGGGTCAATACGTCGGCGCCTAAAGTGCCGGACGCCAAGGTTCAGGCAGTGCAGTTTTTCCCCAACCCCAAGTTGAAGAAAAAAACCGACTGAATTATCCGGCATCACCTTCCGGGCCACCCGGCCCGGAAGCGATACATATATACCGCCTGGCTTGCAGCCGTCCTGCCCAGACTTGTCCATCAAGTCCACTGACAGGAAGGCTTCCATGCCCAACGCTGACAACCCGCTGTTGCAGGCCTATGACCTGCCCCCTTTCGCCCAGATCCAAGCCAGGCATTTCTCACCGGCCCTCGACCGGATCCTTGCAGAGAGCCGCGTTCAGGTGGCCGATATCATCAAGACCCAGACACCGTTTCCCACCTGGGACGATCTGGTGCTGGCCATGGATGAAATCCATACGCGGCTGGAAGGTTTCGACTCACTGCTGGATCTTCTGACCTCGGCCAGGACGGGAGACGAGTGGACCCAGGCTTCACTGGACTGCACTGAGCGGCTGCATGACTTCCAGCGGTCGCTGAGACAGCATCCGGAACTGTTCCAGCTTTATCAGCGCCTGGCAGACAGCCAGATCGCCCGGCATTTCGAACCGGCGCGTAAACGCGTCCTGGAAAAAATCCTTCGACAATTTCGCCAAAACGACCAGGCACTCACGTCGCGGGCCGACCTGAACGCCTTGAAGCGCCGTATCCAAGGGGCTCAGCAGTTGTTCCTGGAGAACCTGCACAAAGCCAATAACGCCTGGAGCAAAACCTTCGACGATGAGGCCCAATTGAGTGGCCTGCCCTCGGCTTTCAAACAGCAGATGGCCCGCCAGGCGCGTAAGGCCGGGCGCACGGGATGGCTGCTGACCCTCAGCGACGAGTCATTTGGCATTGTCATGGGCTACGCCGACAATCGCCTTTTGCGCCAGGCACTGTACGTGGCCTACAGCACGCGCGCATCGGACCAGGGGCCCCAGGCCGGCCAGTTCGACAACGGCGAGGTACTCAGGCAATTGCTGGAGGACCGTCACCGCTACGCAACGTCGCTCGGCTACGCGAATTTCGCTCAGATGGCGATCGAGCCAGAGCAAGCCGAGTCTGCCGAACAGGTCACGACATTCTTGCAAGGGCAACTCGCCCTGCACCAAAGCGCTTTTACCAGGGACACTGAACAGCTCAAGGCATTTGCCAACCAGAATGGTTTCGGCGAGCTCCAGCCTTGGGATTATCCGTACCTGACGGAAAAGCTCCGTCAACAGACGGCGGGAATCTCTCGGCATGCGCTCAGTGCCTGGTTTCCCCTGGAATCGACTTTTTCACAGTTGCTGCTGATCGCAAAGGCGCTGTTCGGGGTGGACTTCATCGAGCGTCAGGATGTTGCTACCTGGCATCCCGAGGTGCGTCTTTTTGAAGTTCACGAGTGGGGACAAGTCATTGGTTATCTCTATTTCGACCCATTCGACGATGCGAACCGCAACGGCTATCCCAATACCACTACCCTGCGAAACCGACGCATCACCGCCGAGGGTCGCCCCCGACACCCCATCGCGATCCTGCATGGCTGGCTGCCACGCGGCTCAGGCGCCGAACCGACCGTGCTCGACCACTTGCAGTTGCGCATTCTTTTTCATGAGTTCGGCCATTGCCTGCACCATGTGCTGACCCGGGCTGAGTACCGCGACGTGTCCGGCATCACCGATCTATCCCGCGATACCTCCGAGTTTGCGGGCATGTTGTTCGAACAATGGTGCTTCTCCAAGCAATGCCTGGTTCGCGTGGCAAAGCACTACCAAACCGGTGCGGCGATGCCTGATAAGGTCGCCGATCAATTACTGACCTTCGCCAATACCCAGGCCAGTTGGGAAACCGCCCTGCTGTTGCGCAACGCGCTGTTGGATATGGAGTTGCACCGCACCCATGGCGATGGGCGCACCGTCCAGCAGGTGTTCGATCAGGTCAATGCGCAAACAGGGCATCTGCCCGTGTTCGCCAACGAACGCTGGCCCAATGGCCTGGACTACATGGTGACCGGCTATGCGGCCAAAATTTACGCCTATGCCTGGTCGAAAGAGTTGGCGATGGCCGTGTTCCAGAGATTCAAGCGCGAGGGGCTGTTCAACGCACAAATCGGTCGCAGGCTACGCGAAACGCTATTCGCGCCGGGCGATTCGCGACCGCTGTCCGAATCCATCGCAGCCTTTTCAGGCACGCCACCGATCATTGCTCGGGAAGGGCAAGCCGGGGGTCAAGGTGATGGGCCGTAGCGGTCGAGTTGACCCAGCTTTTCAAGGAGCAAAGCGCAAAGACGCTGGTGCTGCAATCGCCGTTGGCCAATGCCGTACGGAGTTTTTCAACATCGGCCTGCATCATGTAGCGAACCCCATCCTTGAAGTGATAGCTGTCACCGAAGCCACCTTCAGTCATTTCGTTCAAGGCGTCTTCTTTGCTCCAGCCCTGCACCACCACCCGATACATGGCCGCCACCAGCCCGGTGCGGTCCGAGCCGTGCTTGCAGTGCATCAGCACCGGGCCATTGGTTTCGGCAACCTGGACAGCGCGCAAGGCCTTGAGTATGTCGCTGTCGTCGACATGATTGGTGCGATAAGGCAATTGCACCTGCTTGATGCCGGGTGTGGATAACCAGCTCGCATCCGAGTCAGGCAGAAACGTGATGACCGTGCCGATCTTGAGTTTCGTCAGCAGGGGCAAGGCACCGCCGTCGGGCAAGGAGCTGCGATAAAGGGTCGGCGACATCTGATACAGGTTGTAGTGCTTTTCCACCGGCTGGGCCCAATCAGCCGGTCTCGCCTCCTTGAAGTCAGCCGCCTGGGCCGCAGACCCGGCAAACAGGAAGAGTAAGGTCAGGCAGAGCAGTGAACGCAAAGAACGCTTGGGCATGTGCGGACCGGAAACGAAACATTCGAAGCGTGCAGTTTCGCCTCGCTCCGGTTAAAAGCCTGTGAGGAGAACGTCAAAGCGGTGTGAACGAGACGCCAGGGGTTATTCCAGGGCCAGGCCGGACTGCTGAATGGCACTGGTCTTAATCGAATGCAGCGAATACTGTATGCACATACAGCAATCGGAGTATTCCCATGCCCACCCCCCTTGCGCCCCGTGGCCGTGGCACCGCCACCAACCCGCACAACCGCTTCGCCCCGAGCCGCTCGGTGGCCGAAGATGACGGTTGGTACCAGGAAGTCCCGCCGACCCAAGGCACCGAAGTGCGCATCGAAATGGCCAAGACCATCATCACCCGCAACACCTCGCCGGATATTCCTTTCGACCGCTCCATCAACCCCTACCGAGGCTGTGAGCACGGCTGCATCTACTGCTATGCACGGCCCAGCCATGCTTACTGGGACATGTCGCCCGGGCTGGATTTCGAAACGAAGCTGATCGCCAAGACCAACGCCGCCGATGTACTGGAGCAACAGCTGTCCAAGCGCGGCTATCAATGCGCGCCGATCAACCTGGGCTCCAACACCGACCCTTACCAGCCCATCGAGCGCGAACAGCGCATTACCCGCAGGATCCTGGAGGTGCTGCTGCGTTACCGTCACCCGGTGACCATCGTGACCAAGGGCTCGCTGATCCTGCGCGACCTGGACCTGCTGACCGAACTGGCGCAACAGCGCCTGGTGGCAGTAATGATCAGCCTCACCACCCTGGACGATGAACTCAAGCGCATTCTCGAACCC includes:
- the prlC gene encoding oligopeptidase A — encoded protein: MFLPAKVSTVSVNNPLLQSYDLPPFSTIRAEHVQPAIEQILADNRAAIAEILKTQGQQPTWAGLVLAMDELNDRLGAAWSPVSHLNAVRNSPELREAYEACLPALSAYSTELGQNRELFQAFEALASSPEAAGFDVAQKTILEHSLRDFRLSGIDLPPEQQKRYAEVQSKLSELGSRFSNQLLDATQAWTKHVTDETTLAGLTDSAKAQMAAAAQAKELDGWLINLEFPSYYAVMTYAEDRALREEVYAAYCTRASDQGPNAGQNDNTPVMEEILDLRQELAQLLGFANFAELSLATKMAESSDQVLSFLRDLAKRSKPFAALDLEQLKAFAAEQGCPDLQSWDSGFYGEKLRQQRYSVAQEALRAYFPIDKVLGGLFAIVQRLYGIEIAELKGFDTWHPDVRLFEIKENGQHVGRFFFDLYARANKRGGAWMDGARDRRRTFDGVLQSPVANLVCNFTPADSGKPALLTHDEVTTLFHEFGHGLHHLLTRVEHAGVSGINGVAWDAVELPSQFMENWCWEPEGLALISGHYETGEPLPQDLLEKMLAAKNFQSGLMMVRQLEFSLFDFELHATHGDGRSVLQVLEGVRDEVSVMRPPAYNRFPNSFAHIFAGGYAAGYYSYKWAEVLSADAFSKFEEDGVLNAETGRAFREAILARGGSQEPMVLFVDFRGREPSIDALLRHSGLTEDAAA
- a CDS encoding YheV family putative zinc ribbon protein is translated as MNEGPVITKRRFIAGAVCPACSEPDKLMMWNEDGVPHRECVACGYSDTLNEQGLSVPKELGTRVNTSAPKVPDAKVQAVQFFPNPKLKKKTD
- a CDS encoding M3 family metallopeptidase, yielding MPNADNPLLQAYDLPPFAQIQARHFSPALDRILAESRVQVADIIKTQTPFPTWDDLVLAMDEIHTRLEGFDSLLDLLTSARTGDEWTQASLDCTERLHDFQRSLRQHPELFQLYQRLADSQIARHFEPARKRVLEKILRQFRQNDQALTSRADLNALKRRIQGAQQLFLENLHKANNAWSKTFDDEAQLSGLPSAFKQQMARQARKAGRTGWLLTLSDESFGIVMGYADNRLLRQALYVAYSTRASDQGPQAGQFDNGEVLRQLLEDRHRYATSLGYANFAQMAIEPEQAESAEQVTTFLQGQLALHQSAFTRDTEQLKAFANQNGFGELQPWDYPYLTEKLRQQTAGISRHALSAWFPLESTFSQLLLIAKALFGVDFIERQDVATWHPEVRLFEVHEWGQVIGYLYFDPFDDANRNGYPNTTTLRNRRITAEGRPRHPIAILHGWLPRGSGAEPTVLDHLQLRILFHEFGHCLHHVLTRAEYRDVSGITDLSRDTSEFAGMLFEQWCFSKQCLVRVAKHYQTGAAMPDKVADQLLTFANTQASWETALLLRNALLDMELHRTHGDGRTVQQVFDQVNAQTGHLPVFANERWPNGLDYMVTGYAAKIYAYAWSKELAMAVFQRFKREGLFNAQIGRRLRETLFAPGDSRPLSESIAAFSGTPPIIAREGQAGGQGDGP
- a CDS encoding tyrosine-protein phosphatase, with the protein product MPKRSLRSLLCLTLLFLFAGSAAQAADFKEARPADWAQPVEKHYNLYQMSPTLYRSSLPDGGALPLLTKLKIGTVITFLPDSDASWLSTPGIKQVQLPYRTNHVDDSDILKALRAVQVAETNGPVLMHCKHGSDRTGLVAAMYRVVVQGWSKEDALNEMTEGGFGDSYHFKDGVRYMMQADVEKLRTALANGDCSTSVFALCSLKSWVNSTATAHHLDPRLALPEQ
- a CDS encoding PA0069 family radical SAM protein, whose product is MPTPLAPRGRGTATNPHNRFAPSRSVAEDDGWYQEVPPTQGTEVRIEMAKTIITRNTSPDIPFDRSINPYRGCEHGCIYCYARPSHAYWDMSPGLDFETKLIAKTNAADVLEQQLSKRGYQCAPINLGSNTDPYQPIEREQRITRRILEVLLRYRHPVTIVTKGSLILRDLDLLTELAQQRLVAVMISLTTLDDELKRILEPRAAAPKARLRAIKVMREAGIPVGVLCSPMIPMINDSEIENLLAEAHAAGAQSAAYIMLRLPLEVAPLFEEWLQAHYPQRAAHVLSLVRQSRGGELYDSQFGTRMRGEGPFADLLAQRFTKAIKRLGLDRREGYNLDCEAFCPPGRQMSLI